The segment ccagcagggtcaaataataataattacagtagttgttgagggtgcagcaagtcagcacctcaggagtaaatgtcagttggcttttcatagccgatcattcagagtatctctaccgctcctgctgtctctagagagttgaaaacagcaggtctgggacaaggtaccacatccggtgaacaggtcagggttccatagccgaatggcagaacagttgaaactggagcagtaggtggactggggacagtaaggagtcatcaggccaggtagtcctgaggtatggtcccagggctcagttcgtccgagagagagagaaaagcatacttaaattcacacaggataagacaggagaaatactccagatataacagactgacccaagCCCTCCgacacacaaactattgcagcataaatactggaggctgagacagaatgGGTCAGGAGAGCTATACATCTTATAGCTAGGCTGTTACATAAACTATTGTTTACCAAATACTAGCTAGCTATATAATATTACAGAATGTCTTGTTTGGTTGTCAGCTGGCTAGTGTCTTGTGTAGCTAAATTCACTTGTACGTTCTCTAAATAGATGGCTAGACCTCTTGACGAAGACTGAGATACTAGTATCAACAGATAAATGCAAATGGGTAGCATTTTTCTATGTCTGTTTCTCTCAGGTAGGCCATGGCTCGCGGTCAACAGAAGATTCAATCCCAGCAAAAGAACGCCAAGGCTGCAGCTGCTAAGAAGAAGGGAGCGGCAGCAGACCAGAAGACTGCAGCCAAGGCAGCACTGGTCCACACCTGTCCCGTCTGTCGGGTTAGTGGTTGGTACTGTATGTGCCCTTAGAAGGCAGGCCAAACTCGTTTTGGTGATTCCTGCTATATCATCAAAATAAACTTCAGCATGTTTTTGTAATCATTCAGCAGTTTTTACCTGATTAAGAACATAACCATTAGAAATTGATGTTGAGAGTTCAATAAAATAGTCCTGAACCTTAGGTTGAAAATGATGGTGGTGCTGCTTTCTGTTGACAATGTGTCCAAATCAATAACGAATATGCAGAAACCGTTTGTTATATTGAAGAACTTGACATAAAATGTACTATTTGCACATACATGTGCAACAATAATAATCATAGTACTTTTGTATTAATGGCACACACACCAAAAACCCTGTTTTGCGCTCTTGAAACccacaataaaaaaaataacatggaAACTGGAGGTTTCTTACATCACTCATAACAATATCACATTGAAATCAATGTTgcgagagggggagatgaggttacacgtcctgttaaaactaacaCAGCTCAAAACCAAACTGAATCTgtacatcactggttagaggacaatgTGTAGTAGACAGCTAGCTAGGCCTGCATTTAGAAGTGTTGCATTTTGATTCAAGTGGGTCGCCAACACGGTACGTGTAATGCAACACTTTTTTTGTTCATCACTTCCCATCAATGTCACGCTGAAATCAATAGAATGGGGGTTAAATGTTGGTGGTGTAGCGCTGTTTGAAGTAACACTATTCACACTTGAAATAACCTATACACGGTTGGTTAGATGAACTTGTAGTTGAATTACATTTTTATCTTGGAATGTCAGGTGTTGATTTCGGTAGGAAACAGAACACTTTTTCTGTTAGCTATCTTTAACTTAAACGAAATCACGACGAAATATCAACAGTGACACTATTTAAGTGACAGTTTGACTGTCAAATCCATGTATTGGTGTGTGGCCATAGACTTTTATAGAGAGAACGTGTTTAATTTTCTTTGCCATTTCATTATGTGGCATTTCTAAGTCCTGCATAACCCAGTGCGTGTGACAAAATCATTGGTACAAAACCACAGATATTGATCTGTTTTAAGCAGTCAATCATATGTCATCTTGAAATACTAGCATCAACAATCTGAGTTAAAATGGATGTGTAATTCCACAACATTTTCTGGGGTGAAAATGGTTTGTTTGTGTAGGTTATCAACACAAACTGTCCACTTTAGGGAAATTTGCAGAATATACAATTTACTATGGCAAAATATTTCAACATGTCTATTTAAGATGAtagtatacactatatatacaaaagtatgtggacaccccgttaaattagtggatttggctatttcagccacacccgttgctgacaggtgtataaaatcgagcacagagCGATGTCATCTCCATAGACAGacattggccttactgaagagctcagtgactttcaacatggcaccaccttttcaacaagtcagtcaaatttctgccctgctatagctgccccggtcaactataagtgcCATATGGCCATAattctggaatgagatgttcgacaagcagttgtccacatacttttggtcatgtagtttgTTGCCCACTGGCAAACTATTGCAACAATGACATCTCTTTCTCACTCATTTAACCATTTAGAGAGTAAAATAATGCTCTCAACCACAATTTAACCAGGTGCTCTAGACTAGAGCCTCCATCGTCTGTACAGCAGCCTGAACGTTTGACACCCCAACCTTTTAGATTTCTCTTTGTGTCTAGTCCATTGTACTGGCCTGTGTGATGTATAGTACTTTGATGCCTTGTATTGCTTTGTTTATCACCTGAATATTCGGTCTCAGCCAACAATTGTTGATATCCTCCATCCCTTACCTGACCCTTACAGACGCAGATGCCGGACCCGAAGACGTTCAAGCAGCACTTTGAGAGCAAGCATCCCAAATCCCCAATGCCCCCAGAGCTGGATGATGTTGAGGCTTAAAAGACCAACACACACAATGGACCTACAGCTGGGTTAAGATGCTCTCACCATTCAGACTCACAGTTTACATGTTAGAAGCGAACTCTTTCCCTCTGCTAAAGTTGTATTTTGTATGACTCAATATGTGGATATGTTGTCACTCATCGCCTTTCATGTTGTGATTCACAGACACACGATGACCACGATTAGAGCGCTGCAACTGGAACTTAATGGCGTCAAGAGACAAAATACTGAGACCCCTGGACATGGGTGGGGGATATTTGTGACAATGACTTAAAAAGGGGGGGCAGAAGCACACCAGCACCCCATCTTATATATCCAACCACCCCTCAACTTCAGACTCTTTTGAAGCACCCATCTTAATTATATGAGCCCACTCTACCTACATCCCTTTTCCCCATGCTGCTTCCTTCATTAATACCTGATTCAGTAACATCTAGACTGTTACACGTCTAAAAGTATCAGGGTGTTACTGTTTTTGCAACTTTTTCTCATTTGTGTACCGCTGTCTTACTTTAACCCACAACTCTTTTCTATACTTCCTCCCATACACTCTTGCGCAAATCATTTCTGCTTTCTTTGAGAATGGTGTCATAGTGGAAAGGATTTGTTATTTGCCCAAGACTGAGTCTTGTTCTGCCTGTAAAAGGCCCTGGTTGAAACAGTGCCAAAATCACTGTGGATAGTCACCTGGTCCACGTTGTAACAGTTGTATTTTGCATTTGACCATTTCCAAGAAATGTAGCAATATATATGAAATCATTCCTCTGCCTATTTGATCCATTCTGATGGAAAGCAGTGAATATgttttgtgtgtgagagaatatGTATGCCTTGTAATTCTAGCAGAACATGTGTTGCTTCCAAATGCAAGTTAAACGCCATTCCTTCTATACTGATACCAGACAAAAACAagtattttcaaatgtatttccaATATACTGGAATGCTATGTAGCTGAACAGGGGTTGGAGTTTCTGGAGGTCTGTGTTCATTGGCATTTCCTCTCACTTCTGCATCAAATCAACCTCTACAATATATATTCTACTTATTTTATTACAAATATAGCAGTACACAGTCCTCCAGAAATATATTGACAATGACACATTCCTGTGTATTGGATCCTCTGTACATAGAAAATCTGCAAACAAATAGGAATGACATTTGCCATTGCAACTAACTTGTACTTGTTCAAAGTATAATtaaagaaatgtaaaaaaaaatgtgtagtAATTTGTCATGCACTTATGGTCCATATATTTAGCGTTTTAATTTAACCATGTGTAGTACATCTAAAAGAGACAATGAGGAATTATTGGTTCAGCAAGACAACAGTCATCAAAAGGGTAGAAATGTAGCATTGTACTTGTGTCACAGTACTTTACAGCTTTGATTGGATTCGTATAATATATGACAAAGGGTGATGTAATTATCTGAATTACTGTAGATTTGAATAGTTTAAGAGTGAAGTATGGTTATAAGTTGAATGTGAAGATCCGTCGTTATGAAAGAGGTAATGTGTGTTATTCATATACCATTCTCATACTCAAAGTcaatatactgaacagaaatataaacaccacatataaagtgttggtcccatgtttcatgaactgaaataaaagatcccagaaatgttacatatgcacatccatgttagtgagcatttcttctttgccaaaataatccatccacctgacaggtggggCATTTCaataaactgattaaacagcatgctcattagacaagtgcaccttgtgctggggacaataacaggCCACCTTATAATGTGCAGTTTTTCCACACAACATACTCAGTTTTTCCTCAAATTTTGATAGAGCATGCTGACTgttggaatgtccaccagagctgttgctggAGTAGTAATTTCTCTACCAATGTCGTtgtagagaatttggtagtatgtCCAAGCTCAGACCAATTTTAACCAtgacagcccaggacctccacatccggcttcttaacatgcaggatcatctgagatcAGACACCCcgatagctgatgaaactgggattgcacaactgaagaatttgtCAGAAGAAACCGTCACAGGGAAGCCCATCTGCGTGCTCATCGtactcaccagggtcttgacctgacttcagtggacaaatgctcacctttgattgCCACTGGCACACTGAAGAACTGTGCTCTTAATGGATGAATCCTGCATCGCTTCggcaagcagtttgctgatgtcaacattgtgaacagagtgccccatggtggggttatggtatggggaaataaactatggacaatgaacacaattgcattttatcgatggcaatttgaatggaaTGCACAGAGaaaccgtgacaagatcctgaggcccattgtatCATTCATCCGTCGCCAACAACTCATATTTCAGGATGATAATGCGCGgtcccatgttgcaaggatctctACACAATTCCCGGAAGCTGAAAATATCAACATTCTTccatgtcctgcatattcacaagCATGTTTGgcatgctctggatcaacgtgcaggacagcatgttccagttcctgacAAAATCCAGCAACTTAAAAAAAATATCGAAAAGGAGTGGGACGACATTCCACAGGCGTCaattaacagcctgatcaactctatgttaAGGTGatgtgggctcccgagtggcgcagcggtctaaggtactgtgtCAGtcgtgcaagaggtgtcactggtTAAAATCCAAgctgcattattattattatttgaacatgaacattagaacatcttggccatgttctgttataatttccacctggcacagccagaagaggactggccacccctcataccCTGGTacctctcaaggtttcttcctaggttctggcctttctagggaggttttcctagccactgtgcttctacacctgcattgcttgctgtttggggttttaggctggtttctgtacagcactttgtgacatcagctgatgtaagaatggctttatcaatacatttgattgattaattgcatcacacccggccgtgattgggagtcccatagggcggggcacaattggcccagcgtcatccagggtaggccgtcattgtaattaagaatctgttcttaactgacttgcctagttaaataaaggttatattaaaaaatatatatatattaaattaaATGTGTcccgctgcatgaggcaaatggtggtcacaccagatactgactgattttctgatccacgctcCTATCTTCATTTAAAAAGCTATCTGTTaccaacagatgcacatctgtattcccagtcatgtgaaatccatagattagggcctaaagaacgtattttaattgactgatttccttatatgaactataactcagtaaaatcgttgaaattgtagcatgttgagtttatatttatgttcagtgtaGATACATACTATTTATCCGCATATTGCCAGATTATTGCTATAAACCCTGTTTGTATCTTTTGGAACAATGGTAGTGAAGTTTATTAAAATGATGTAGAATAGATCGGCCACCACAGATGTTACAGGCATCCACAGGTCTTGACCACCATGTTGCGATGCTTCTTTAGGATCACATTGTTGTTGTCGTCGTAGAAGAGTACAGAGATGGGACTGAGCTTGGTGGGTGCGCAGCACGCTTTGGGAACCTCATCCGGCTTCAAAAGGTGAACCTGCCATGAAAAAAGGTCAATCAGACTTATTCATACATATACTTTGATATAATCAATGATAATATCCTGTTTATAAAAGAGGTATGGATTATTATTATGCAGATGCTTCAGTGCTCTCCTACCTCAGTGGGATGTGGCTTCGCCCCCCTTGTCTGAATGTGGTCAATATGTTTTATCACAGGTTGTCTGTGCTCCACAAGACTTTATAGCCCACTGAGCCAAAGCCTAGACTTTCAGAAGTTCAACAACAACTTCCATGAAACAAGCTAAAACATTTCAATGGGCCATTGACCTTGCtagtgactttaaaaaaaaacatttggtcTTAAAGTTTCAGATTATACACACACAACATAGGAAAGCCTCTGGTGACAAAATAGGGTCAATGGAATTAGAATGATGACCAGGATTTGTATAGGATTCTAATGGTAACCATGGAGTTCCAAACTCATTTCTATGGCAACACAGCTGTCAATTTTGTaaacaacaatttcaaatatatgTGTTGCCATGAGACATCTAACCGTTAGAACATATTGGCGTTCTATTGAAAGTTTTATGTTCGAAAACCAGAACAACTTCAATTTgctgttcaacaacaacaaacttgaCTGATTTTTGAGACCTGAGATTGAAACATCGACTGGAAAATGCCTGGGTGCTTTTCAAGATTGACGGAGAGAGTGCGAGGACGTCGGCAGCCTTCTGCGTCGACAGGTTGTTCAAATTCATTTATGGGTTGTTTTTGTTGTCTTTTTCCGTTTTGCAGGGTTCGCGATCGTCGGGAGGTGGACAGCGACTTCGAAGAGGGTACGTGGAGTTTCAAACTTCTTGTTTTACCACATTCAACATTGACAATGTCATTTGTGAAATGTTGTGTATTTTTGTCATCCAAACTTTCAAGGTAACGTTAACTTGAGTAATTGTTGCTATGCGATGCACTTTTGCTAGTAGTACTAGCTAGCGCGCTACGTTTTACGTCCTAataactgtgtgtttgttttcctGTTCCTACTTTTAGAATCAACTGTACTGGATGAGGTCCAGTTGGATGTGCCACTGCTGCCAGTTATCCTTCATGTCCAGGATGCTGCTATCATCCTTGAGGATGTGCTGACTATCCTTGAGGTACACTTTTCagaaagcttttggttttatgtTTGAAAAGTATCCCACATATTCATTCTGAAAATCTTTGTTGTCTGCTTTAGGAGCCCACTGGTAATTGGCAGCTGATACCGATTAGGTTCAGCCCCCTGTACTGTGGTCCTGTTGTGATCAGGGTAAGAgaaccacacacagtcacatcaccgTTACAATGTTTGCTGTTTCTAacctgaatgtactgtaatgtcaCCCCCTCTTGTGCAGAACAATGCCGGTCCGGTGGCTAAAGCCTGGAGAACTTTCCAGTTCATCAGCCCCATTATCACCTACATGCGTGGGGGATCCCAGGTATGTGTCTTTGTAACTATCTAGTCCTAATCTACATTGTCAGAGTCATGTGATCAAGATGGAAATATGTTGCAGCGATGGCTGatgttgttttgttgatgttacTTGTCGTTTCTCTCCACAGCAGGTGGTGGTGAGGATGCACCATGTGAGTAGGGTTCGAGGCCTGGAGACTCAACTGGTGTGGGCCATCTCCAAGGAGACAGCCAGGCTTAGTCCAGAGGGCATCCCCTACTGTGCCACCATGGTGCAGTCCGTCACTTGGATCCAGGTAAGATGTAAATACTACTGAAATAGTATTAGATTGGGCTTTTCTTCACTTATTCCATTTGGCCTTAACAtgtcgtctctctctgtcagtatgtGGCTGGCAGGGTGACCCAGTATGCGTCTCACCTCCGCCATGAGACGTCTGTGGACGTGACGTTTGGCTGCTACCAGGTAAATAAACTTTTTCCTATGTATATAGAATACCAATTACTGGGCATTTTTCCATTAGATCTGCTCTGTTTTCTAATAACTTGTGTGTGGTAaacaggtgtgttgtgtgtgtttttggagcagcagactgatgtCTCGGTGGTGTACGCCACTCTCCACATGGGGCCGGATGGGCTGCTCTCCTCCTCGTGGGGGTCGGAGGCTGCCTCCGTCTCTACGCCCACCAATCAGCAGTTCACTGAGCCAGAGCCTGAGGGCCACAACTGCTATGAGGTCAGATGTTAGACACACAGCTACACATTCTATAGACTAGTAGCATTAAGATCCATCCATTGACCCATTGTTTGTCATGTCACAGATGTTGAATGTTTGTTCTGTTGTTGTAGGGCTGGGAGGAGGACCTGCtgcctgaggagagggaggttccTCTGCTAAAGTGAGTTCCTCTAAATGTCTGTGCAGTCTGGGCTTGTCATATGCTGAAGGACAGTTGTCACCATGCTGTATCCCCATTGACTCTAATGGTTGACAtgctccattccctccctcccacagccTCTATCTTACCACCAAGAGAGTGGAGGACATCGCCCT is part of the Oncorhynchus gorbuscha isolate QuinsamMale2020 ecotype Even-year linkage group LG09, OgorEven_v1.0, whole genome shotgun sequence genome and harbors:
- the LOC124043586 gene encoding uncharacterized protein LOC124043586 isoform X1, yielding MPGCFSRLTERVRGRRQPSASTGCSNSFMGCFCCLFPFCRVRDRREVDSDFEEESTVLDEVQLDVPLLPVILHVQDAAIILEDVLTILEEPTGNWQLIPIRFSPLYCGPVVIRNNAGPVAKAWRTFQFISPIITYMRGGSQQVVVRMHHVSRVRGLETQLVWAISKETARLSPEGIPYCATMVQSVTWIQYVAGRVTQYASHLRHETSVDVTFGCYQQQTDVSVVYATLHMGPDGLLSSSWGSEAASVSTPTNQQFTEPEPEGHNCYEGWEEDLLPEEREVPLLNLYLTTKRVEDIALRLVSLRQAFTTLLGSTLSRNHLFVAGKVLMGALVQAHHMDEAEFIRAYNDFVDYLSDPSKKIDIERELAEAKIHHVNLIDVLFELVLFGLMTAQKSLMVHPGGFMERLYALLYSFLPAAASIEPKAERYLLLLNGGLMALLDDMFGQQLAWYFNPESLVTELSSLLEYHLENLMASM
- the LOC124043586 gene encoding uncharacterized protein LOC124043586 isoform X2, whose translation is MPGCFSRLTERVRGRRQPSASTGCSNSFMGCFCCLFPFCRVRDRREVDSDFEEESTVLDEVQLDVPLLPVILHVQDAAIILEDVLTILEEPTGNWQLIPIRFSPLYCGPVVIRNNAGPVAKAWRTFQFISPIITYMRGGSQQVVVRMHHVSRVRGLETQLVWAISKETARLSPEGIPYCATMVQSVTWIQYVAGRVTQYASHLRHETSVDVTFGCYQQTDVSVVYATLHMGPDGLLSSSWGSEAASVSTPTNQQFTEPEPEGHNCYEGWEEDLLPEEREVPLLNLYLTTKRVEDIALRLVSLRQAFTTLLGSTLSRNHLFVAGKVLMGALVQAHHMDEAEFIRAYNDFVDYLSDPSKKIDIERELAEAKIHHVNLIDVLFELVLFGLMTAQKSLMVHPGGFMERLYALLYSFLPAAASIEPKAERYLLLLNGGLMALLDDMFGQQLAWYFNPESLVTELSSLLEYHLENLMASM
- the LOC124043586 gene encoding uncharacterized protein LOC124043586 isoform X3; protein product: MGLSLVGAQHALGTSSGFKRVRDRREVDSDFEEESTVLDEVQLDVPLLPVILHVQDAAIILEDVLTILEEPTGNWQLIPIRFSPLYCGPVVIRNNAGPVAKAWRTFQFISPIITYMRGGSQQVVVRMHHVSRVRGLETQLVWAISKETARLSPEGIPYCATMVQSVTWIQYVAGRVTQYASHLRHETSVDVTFGCYQQQTDVSVVYATLHMGPDGLLSSSWGSEAASVSTPTNQQFTEPEPEGHNCYEGWEEDLLPEEREVPLLNLYLTTKRVEDIALRLVSLRQAFTTLLGSTLSRNHLFVAGKVLMGALVQAHHMDEAEFIRAYNDFVDYLSDPSKKIDIERELAEAKIHHVNLIDVLFELVLFGLMTAQKSLMVHPGGFMERLYALLYSFLPAAASIEPKAERYLLLLNGGLMALLDDMFGQQLAWYFNPESLVTELSSLLEYHLENLMASM
- the LOC124043614 gene encoding zinc finger protein 706-like, yielding MARGQQKIQSQQKNAKAAAAKKKGAAADQKTAAKAALVHTCPVCRTQMPDPKTFKQHFESKHPKSPMPPELDDVEA
- the LOC124043586 gene encoding uncharacterized protein LOC124043586 isoform X4, translating into MPGCFSRLTERVRGRRQPSASTGCSNSFMGCFCCLFPFCRVRDRREVDSDFEEESTVLDEVQLDVPLLPVILHVQDAAIILEDVLTILEEPTGNWQLIPIRFSPLYCGPVVIRNNAGPVAKAWRTFQFISPIITYMRGGSQQVVVRMHHVSRVRGLETQLVWAISKETARLSPEGIPYCATMVQSVTWIQYVAGRVTQYASHLRHETSVDVTFGCYQQQTDVSVVYATLHMGPDGLLSSSWGSEAASVSTPTNQQFTEPEPEGHNCYEGWEEDLLPEEREVPLLNLYLTTKRVEDIALRLVSLRQAFTDEAEFIRAYNDFVDYLSDPSKKIDIERELAEAKIHHVNLIDVLFELVLFGLMTAQKSLMVHPGGFMERLYALLYSFLPAAASIEPKAERYLLLLNGGLMALLDDMFGQQLAWYFNPESLVTELSSLLEYHLENLMASM